A single genomic interval of [Chlorobium] sp. 445 harbors:
- a CDS encoding glucose/galactose MFS transporter, which translates to MASPNVQPSVVSTAEARPNYTPAFAVVTMLFFMWGFLTCLNDILIPHLKAIFELSYAQAALIQFTFFSAYFIMSLPSGKVIAKVGYKRGIVIGLGTAGIGALLFYPSAAFFSYPLFLTALFVLASGITLLQVAANPYVAVLGRPETASSRLNLAQAFNSLGTTIAPAFGGLLILSGSLKTAEELRTMTAEAVELYKLTEAASVQGPYLGLALALFALAGLIALFNLPVIPTVEGDEEKESAFGEALKQKQLAFGALGIFLYVGAEVSIGSFLVNFLGLPNIQGLKESDAANFVSYYWGGAMVGRFIGSALLVRIKPGTLLGIFAIVAATLVVLALLSSGAAAMWFILSVGLFNSIMFPTIFTLGIDGLGKLTNAGSSLLIMAIVGGALLPVAMGALADAVGLQAAFLLPALCYAYIAYYGFLGSKHK; encoded by the coding sequence ATGGCATCACCTAATGTTCAACCATCGGTTGTGAGCACAGCCGAGGCACGCCCTAACTATACCCCAGCCTTTGCAGTTGTAACCATGCTCTTTTTTATGTGGGGATTTCTGACCTGCCTCAACGATATTCTCATTCCACATCTTAAAGCCATCTTTGAGCTAAGCTATGCACAAGCGGCGCTGATTCAATTCACGTTTTTCTCGGCATATTTTATTATGTCGCTCCCATCAGGGAAAGTGATTGCAAAGGTCGGCTACAAGCGCGGCATTGTGATTGGGCTCGGCACAGCAGGCATCGGCGCGTTACTGTTCTATCCTTCTGCAGCATTTTTTTCCTACCCACTTTTTCTGACCGCCCTCTTCGTGTTGGCTTCTGGCATCACGCTCTTGCAAGTTGCAGCAAACCCTTATGTAGCCGTGCTTGGCAGACCCGAAACCGCATCAAGCCGCTTGAACTTAGCACAAGCCTTTAATTCACTGGGTACAACGATTGCGCCTGCATTTGGCGGCTTATTGATTTTGAGCGGCTCACTCAAAACTGCAGAAGAACTGCGTACCATGACAGCCGAAGCCGTAGAACTTTACAAGCTCACGGAAGCGGCATCCGTGCAAGGTCCGTACCTTGGTCTTGCATTAGCACTCTTTGCGCTGGCAGGCCTAATTGCACTCTTCAATTTACCAGTCATTCCAACAGTTGAAGGCGATGAAGAAAAAGAAAGTGCCTTTGGTGAAGCCCTAAAACAAAAACAACTCGCTTTTGGTGCACTCGGCATTTTTCTCTATGTCGGTGCAGAAGTCTCTATCGGCAGCTTTCTGGTGAACTTCCTTGGACTGCCAAACATTCAAGGCTTAAAGGAATCTGACGCAGCAAATTTTGTCTCCTATTACTGGGGCGGCGCAATGGTAGGACGCTTTATCGGGTCAGCCTTGCTTGTGCGCATTAAGCCGGGCACACTGCTGGGCATTTTTGCAATCGTGGCGGCAACACTTGTCGTGCTAGCGCTGCTGAGTTCAGGTGCAGCTGCCATGTGGTTCATTTTGTCGGTTGGACTCTTCAACTCGATTATGTTCCCCACAATTTTCACACTCGGCATCGACGGTTTGGGCAAACTTACAAACGCAGGCTCGAGCCTTCTGATTATGGCAATTGTGGGCGGTGCGCTGTTGCCCGTTGCCATGGGGGCATTAGCCGATGCGGTAGGATTGCAAGCCGCCTTTCTTTTACCTGCACTCTGCTATGCTTACATCGCCTACTACGGCTTTCTGGGCTCAAAACATAAATAA
- a CDS encoding zinc carboxypeptidase: MILQFLFFLPSLLLITTLLAAQVKLDYYLPKGDYNPQVPTPEAFFGFQVGDWHLRPDQIDAYLYALAATSDRISIETIGKTYEARPLLLLTITSPENRRNLAFIKQQHKELANPQKSKNLPLESMPVVVWMGYSVHGDEPSAVNAVPLVAYYLAAAQNNEVETWLRNMVILIDPHINPDGIARFAQWANMHKGKHLIADHQHREHNQLFPSGRFNHYWFDLNRDWLPLQHVESKARLAKFHEWLPNILTDHHEQGTNATFFFQPGVPSRNHPLTPKRTIELTEAIGNFHAKALDELGSLYFTKENYDDFYFGKGSTYPDLQGCIGILFEQASSRGHVQESANGLLTFPFTIRNQVVTSFSTLRAALALRKELLAHQRDFFVSALAEAEKSNVKTYLFGSSTDAAKNFHFAEILRRHQIELYELTKDITVSGVQFKAGKAFAVPTNQAQYRLITAIFERRTTFQDSLFYDISAWTMPLAFGLPYAELNARVDGKRVDSLVFPSGSVIGGKADYAYLFEWNAYYAPRALYQLQKAGIRTKVTLQPFEMQTAQGKRRFDYGTVMVALSQQRFSSDSLFALMQQLAKQNGLDIFAVNTGLSTVGLGSSNFVTVTQPRVAVLAGVGVSPLEAGEVWHLLDQRFDMDLSILELSQLGRMNLSKYTAIVMPGGSYTTLDSATVANLRRYVLQGGTLVAMKGASEWLIQRGIVSEKIKKPKEDTAKIRLPYENIEKDTRAQSITGAIFEATLDRSHPLCFGYTSDKVALFRDHTLFLELSRNHYATPIQYTAKPLLSGYISKQNEDMLRNTAAAIVSRAGSGRAVLFADNPNFRAFWYGTNTLFLNSLFFSSMMTRSLELSEESTQ; the protein is encoded by the coding sequence ATGATACTACAGTTTCTTTTCTTTCTTCCCTCATTGCTTCTCATCACCACCCTTCTTGCCGCACAAGTCAAACTCGATTACTACTTGCCTAAGGGCGACTACAACCCACAAGTGCCCACGCCTGAAGCCTTCTTCGGCTTCCAAGTGGGTGACTGGCACTTGCGCCCCGACCAAATCGATGCTTACCTCTACGCGCTTGCTGCAACCAGTGACCGCATCAGCATCGAGACCATTGGCAAAACTTATGAGGCACGACCGCTCTTACTGCTGACCATTACTTCACCAGAGAATCGCCGTAACCTTGCGTTCATCAAACAGCAGCATAAGGAGCTTGCAAACCCGCAAAAGTCTAAAAACTTGCCACTTGAATCCATGCCTGTTGTCGTCTGGATGGGCTATAGCGTTCATGGCGACGAACCCAGTGCGGTCAATGCTGTGCCGCTGGTTGCCTACTATCTTGCTGCCGCACAAAACAATGAAGTCGAAACCTGGCTACGCAATATGGTGATTCTTATCGATCCACACATCAACCCTGACGGCATCGCCCGCTTTGCACAGTGGGCAAACATGCACAAAGGCAAACACCTGATTGCCGACCATCAACACCGTGAGCATAACCAACTTTTTCCCTCGGGCAGATTTAATCACTACTGGTTTGATCTTAATCGTGATTGGCTACCGCTTCAACATGTGGAGAGCAAAGCACGGCTTGCCAAATTTCACGAATGGCTACCCAACATTCTCACCGATCATCATGAACAGGGTACAAATGCCACATTTTTCTTTCAACCCGGTGTACCATCACGCAACCATCCGCTGACCCCTAAACGCACCATTGAACTTACTGAAGCCATTGGCAATTTCCACGCCAAAGCCCTCGACGAGCTGGGCTCGCTTTACTTTACTAAAGAAAATTATGATGATTTCTACTTTGGCAAGGGCTCCACTTATCCTGACTTACAAGGCTGCATCGGGATTCTCTTTGAGCAAGCCAGTTCTCGCGGACATGTTCAAGAAAGTGCTAATGGGCTTCTGACTTTTCCCTTCACCATTCGCAATCAGGTTGTCACCTCATTTTCCACGCTGCGTGCCGCATTAGCTTTGCGTAAAGAACTACTGGCACACCAACGCGATTTTTTTGTCTCTGCACTTGCTGAGGCTGAAAAATCTAATGTGAAAACCTACCTTTTTGGCTCATCTACGGATGCTGCAAAAAATTTCCACTTTGCTGAAATCCTGCGCCGCCATCAAATTGAACTTTATGAGCTTACCAAAGACATCACCGTCAGCGGCGTGCAGTTCAAAGCAGGCAAAGCCTTTGCTGTGCCAACCAATCAAGCTCAATACCGACTGATTACTGCCATTTTTGAGCGGCGCACAACTTTTCAAGATAGCCTCTTCTATGACATCTCGGCTTGGACCATGCCTTTGGCGTTCGGCTTGCCTTATGCTGAACTTAATGCGCGTGTTGATGGAAAGCGTGTAGACTCACTTGTTTTTCCAAGTGGCTCCGTTATTGGTGGAAAAGCTGATTACGCTTACCTCTTCGAGTGGAATGCCTACTATGCCCCACGCGCGCTCTACCAACTGCAGAAAGCTGGAATCCGCACCAAAGTCACCCTACAACCCTTCGAGATGCAAACTGCGCAAGGCAAGCGTCGATTTGATTATGGCACCGTGATGGTGGCACTCAGTCAGCAGCGCTTTTCTTCAGATTCACTTTTTGCGCTGATGCAACAGCTTGCTAAGCAAAATGGCTTGGATATTTTTGCCGTAAATACAGGGCTTTCGACTGTCGGTTTAGGCAGCTCAAACTTTGTAACGGTTACACAGCCGCGTGTCGCTGTGCTGGCAGGAGTAGGGGTCTCACCGTTAGAAGCAGGTGAAGTCTGGCATTTGCTCGATCAACGCTTCGATATGGATTTGTCTATTCTCGAACTTTCGCAGCTTGGTCGAATGAATCTCTCCAAATACACTGCAATTGTTATGCCCGGCGGCAGTTACACTACACTCGATTCTGCCACTGTTGCCAACCTTCGACGCTATGTTTTACAAGGCGGCACACTTGTCGCCATGAAAGGTGCCTCAGAGTGGCTTATTCAGCGCGGTATCGTGTCAGAGAAAATCAAAAAGCCGAAAGAAGATACTGCTAAAATCCGCTTGCCCTACGAGAACATTGAAAAAGATACACGCGCGCAAAGTATCACTGGCGCCATCTTCGAAGCGACACTCGATCGCTCACACCCGCTTTGCTTTGGTTACACTAGCGATAAAGTTGCACTCTTTCGTGACCATACACTTTTCTTAGAGCTTTCACGCAATCACTATGCCACACCTATTCAATACACTGCAAAACCGCTGCTTTCAGGTTATATCTCCAAACAAAATGAAGACATGCTGCGCAATACCGCTGCTGCTATTGTTAGCCGTGCAGGCAGTGGACGCGCCGTTCTCTTTGCAGACAACCCAAACTTTCGCGCTTTCTGGTATGGCACCAACACACTTTTTCTCAATAGCCTTTTCTTCAGCTCAATGATGACACGTAGCCTTGAGCTCTCTGAAGAGAGCACGCAATAA